The window TAATGTAGTGAGCAGAGAGACGCTTTTGGACGCCCAGAAGCACCCAGAGCAGTATAAGCACCTGGTTGTAAGGGTTGCAGGTTACAGCGCACTGTTTACAACATTATCCAAGTCACTTCAGGACGACATCATACGAAGGACAGAGCAGGGGTTCTAATCGGAGAAAGGAAAGGCAGCATGAAGGACTTTTTGAAAGTAACAGGCCGTATCTTTGATATACAGCGATATTCAATCCATGACGGGAATGGCATACGGACGATCGTTTTTCTGAAAGGCTGTGTGCTGAGATGCCGCTGGTGCTGTAATCCCGAATCCCAAAGATATGGGATAGAGACAATGCTGGTGCAGGGAGAACCCAAGGTGATAGGGCGGGATGTGACTGTGGCTGAAGTGATGGAAACAGTAGAAAAAGACCGTCCATATTATAGGCGTACCAAAGGCGGCCTCACATTATCAGGGGGAGAAAGCCTCTGCCAGCCAGTCTTTGCCGCAGCCCTTCTTGAAGCTGCTAAGGAGGCCGGGATCAGCACGGCTATGGAGAGCATGGGGTGTGCTGACTATGAGGTGATTGATAAAATTCTCCCTAACCTGGATCAGTACTTATTAGATATTAAACATATGAATCCTCAAAAGCATAAGGAGTATACAGGGCGTTCTAACGAGTTAATGCTGGAAAATGCTATGAAAATTGCAAAATCCGGTATGACGGAACTCAGTATCCGCATTCCGGTCATTCCTGGCTTTAATGATACAGAAGCAGAGATCCGGGACATAGCAGAGTATACGGGGAAGCTGGGAAATGTAAAGAGGCTGCACCTTTTGCCATATCACAGGCTTGGACAGGATAAATATGCAGGGTTAGGCAGAGAATATCTGATGGGAGATGTCCTGCCGCCGTCCAATGAACTGATGGAGAGGCTGCTGCACACGGCAGAACAGGCTTCTGGAGTAGAATGTCAGATAGGAGGTTAGGAGAGGATGAGTTATGAACAGGCGCCAGAGAGAATTGTACAGGAGCTGGTTCCTGGTAAGGAGATTACAATTGCCCATCTGATTGCCAGTCCAGATATTACTTTGTACGAAAAGCTGGGACTTGACCCAAGAGTAGAATACAGCAAATCTGCTATTGGGGTGCTGACAATCAGTCCTGCGGAGACAGCTATCATTGCGGCAGATATTGCGATTAAGGCGGCGGGTATTGAACTTGGCTTTGTAGACCGCTTCAGCGGCACGCTGATTGTGACTGGGACAATATCAGAAACAGAGGCTTCTATTCGGGCGGTTCTGGATTATGTAAAGGAAAAGATGGGTTTTTCAGTATGTGAGATTACAAGGACTTGATCTTATGAAGAAGATTGTATTGATGGGCCGCAGCGAATGTGGAAAGACAACGCTGACACAGGCCCTGAAAGGTGAAAAAATCCAGTACCATAAAACGCAGTATGTAAATAATTTTGATGTTATCATAGACACTCCCGGGGAATATGCGCAGACAAAGCATCTTGGATATGCCCTCGCGCTGTATGCTTATGAGGCGGATGTGGTGGGCCTGCTTTTGTCAGCCACAGAGCCCTATTCGCTGTATCCCCCCTGCTGCACTGCAATGTGTAACCGTGAAGTCATAGGGATTGTCACAAAAATCCATGATCAAAAGGCGGATGTAGGACGTGCAGAGCGGTGGCTCAGGCTTGCGGGCTGCAAAAAAATCTTCTATGTAGATTCCAAAAACTACGAAGGTATTCCAGAAATATTGGAGTATTTAAAGGAAGAAGGGGATGTACTTCCCTGGGAAATGGAAGAAAGTGGAAGAAAGCCTGAAAGAACAACAAAAACAACATTAAAACAAGTTGACTGATGTGGGGTTGTGTGGTAACATCGAGTTATAAACAACATGAAACAAAAGTTTGTTTTAAGAATCCAAGGAGGAAAATAGGATGCAAAACGAATACGAAATCAAAAAAGAAATGTGTGAAATCGGTAAAAGAGTCTATAACCGTGGGATGGTTGCGGCAAATGACGGTAACTTTTCCGTAAAATTGAATGACAATGAATTTTTATGTACACCGACAGGTGTCAGCAAAGGGTTTATGACACCAGAATACATTTGTAAAGTAGATGCGGAAGGAAATGTTATCCAGGCAAACAAAGGATTCAGGCCATCTTCAGAGATTAAGATGCATATGCGTGTGTACAAAGAAAGGCCGGACGTTAATTCAGTAGTACATGCCCATCCGTTATATGCCACAACATTTGCTATTGCAGGTATTCCTCTTACACAGCCAATCATGCCAGAGGCTGTTATTGCACTTGGATGTGTTCCGATTGCAAAATATGGCACACCTTCTACAGTAGAAATCCCAGATGCAGTTTCAGAGCACCTTCAGTATTTTGACGCTGTACTCCTGGAGAACCATGGGGCACTTGCTTATTCAGATACCCTGCTGAATGCATATCACAAGATGGAATCACTGGAGTTCTATGCACGTCTGCTGTATCAGTCAGAGATGGTCGGAGGGCCACAGGAACTGAACAAGGAGCAGGTGGAAAAATTATATGAAATCAGAAGGAAGATGGGACTGAAGGGCAAGCATCCTGCGAACCTGTGTCCAAATGCTAAGGCAGGCAAGCCAAGCTGCCATAGCTGTGGGGGCGGCTGCAGTGCTGAAGCGCCGGCGGCTGAAGCAAATGACGCTGATTTAGTAGCTTCTATCACAAAGAAAGTAATGGAGCAGCTTGGACTGTAAGTATTGACAGAAATGAGGACTGCTATGAATGAACAGGATATTTCCAACGCTGTGAGGGCGGTACTGGAACAGATGAAAGAAAATAGCTCTCATCCAGAAAAAGGACATGTATGTAAATGCAGCAAGCATAAGATGACATTGGAAGCCGCCAATGCCCTGATAGAGAAGGTCAGGGCGAAGGCTGCCGAGATGGGCGTTCGTGCAGTGGTCGCCGTATCAGACCAGGCGGGGCGTCCGGTTGCAGTCCAGAGTATGGATGGGGCCTACATAGCCAGTTTTGATATTGCAGTTAATAAGACATTTACTTCGGCGAGCCTCAAGATGTCAACGGAAGCGCTGAGCCATTTAAGCCAGCCGGGACAGTCCCTGTACGGGATCCAGTATACGAATAATGGGAAGATCGTAATATTCGGAGGTGGAGAACCGCTGGAAGCAGATGGTCAAATAATCGGTGCCTTAGGCGTGAGCGGTGGATCAGCAGAGGAAGATACTGCAATCGCAGCTTATGGCAAAGAAGTTTTCAAGGAGGTATTAGCGTGTCTGTAAATGAACAGATGGTGCAGGACATTGTGCAGGAAGTTATGGCCAAGATGCAGATCGCTTCTAGTGTATCCGAAAGCCATGGCGTATTTTCTGATATGAATGAAGCAATCGAGGCAGCTAAGAAAGCCCAGAAGATTGTATGCAGAATGTCTATGGACCAGAGAGAAAAAATCATATCCATTATCAGGACTAAAATTATGGAGCATGCAGAAATCCTTGCACGTATGGGCGTACAGGAAACTGGCATGGGCAATGTGGGCCATAAGATTTTGAAACATCAGCTTGTAGCTGAAAAGACTCCCGGGACAGAAGATATCACGACTACCGCATGGTCCGGGGACAGGGGGCTGACACTGATAGAGATGGGGCCCTTTGGTGTTATTGGGGCGATTACCCCGTGTACAAATCCCAGTGAGACAGTTCTCTGCAATACAATTGGTATGCTGGCAGGGGGAAATACAGTTGTATTCAACCCACATCCGGCAGCCATTAAAACATCTATATACGCGGTGAATCTGCTCAATGAGGCTTCTTTAGAGGCCGGTGGACCAGATAATATTGCATGTACTGTGGAAAAGCCTACAATGGAGACCAGCAGCATTATGATGAAG of the Luxibacter massiliensis genome contains:
- a CDS encoding GlcG/HbpS family heme-binding protein, with the protein product MNEQDISNAVRAVLEQMKENSSHPEKGHVCKCSKHKMTLEAANALIEKVRAKAAEMGVRAVVAVSDQAGRPVAVQSMDGAYIASFDIAVNKTFTSASLKMSTEALSHLSQPGQSLYGIQYTNNGKIVIFGGGEPLEADGQIIGALGVSGGSAEEDTAIAAYGKEVFKEVLACL
- a CDS encoding EutP/PduV family microcompartment system protein; translated protein: MKKIVLMGRSECGKTTLTQALKGEKIQYHKTQYVNNFDVIIDTPGEYAQTKHLGYALALYAYEADVVGLLLSATEPYSLYPPCCTAMCNREVIGIVTKIHDQKADVGRAERWLRLAGCKKIFYVDSKNYEGIPEILEYLKEEGDVLPWEMEESGRKPERTTKTTLKQVD
- a CDS encoding glycyl-radical enzyme activating protein — encoded protein: MKDFLKVTGRIFDIQRYSIHDGNGIRTIVFLKGCVLRCRWCCNPESQRYGIETMLVQGEPKVIGRDVTVAEVMETVEKDRPYYRRTKGGLTLSGGESLCQPVFAAALLEAAKEAGISTAMESMGCADYEVIDKILPNLDQYLLDIKHMNPQKHKEYTGRSNELMLENAMKIAKSGMTELSIRIPVIPGFNDTEAEIRDIAEYTGKLGNVKRLHLLPYHRLGQDKYAGLGREYLMGDVLPPSNELMERLLHTAEQASGVECQIGG
- a CDS encoding class II aldolase/adducin family protein, translated to MQNEYEIKKEMCEIGKRVYNRGMVAANDGNFSVKLNDNEFLCTPTGVSKGFMTPEYICKVDAEGNVIQANKGFRPSSEIKMHMRVYKERPDVNSVVHAHPLYATTFAIAGIPLTQPIMPEAVIALGCVPIAKYGTPSTVEIPDAVSEHLQYFDAVLLENHGALAYSDTLLNAYHKMESLEFYARLLYQSEMVGGPQELNKEQVEKLYEIRRKMGLKGKHPANLCPNAKAGKPSCHSCGGGCSAEAPAAEANDADLVASITKKVMEQLGL
- a CDS encoding BMC domain-containing protein, whose product is MSYEQAPERIVQELVPGKEITIAHLIASPDITLYEKLGLDPRVEYSKSAIGVLTISPAETAIIAADIAIKAAGIELGFVDRFSGTLIVTGTISETEASIRAVLDYVKEKMGFSVCEITRT